Proteins from one Legionella taurinensis genomic window:
- a CDS encoding HlyD family type I secretion periplasmic adaptor subunit — protein sequence MDTKQLPQTPEQPAISNVIKTGLSILLFFIGGFLLWSLLFHLDAAAVAQGKLVVEYERKTIQHMEGGIIKTIYINEGSVVKANTPLIQLDDTQAKATLDLLQGQLYENLAAEARIFAELNNEKQVHYPAQLQQLANDPKVKKIIEGQNKLFIARNKSYEGQGKILNERIEEYKKEISSLDAQVIANNEQLKLIEEEIKAVQYLEERKLIDKPRLLALKREAARLTGDRGEHLGLIAKAHQGIGEIQSQLFTMIETRRKDLLEELRDVQQKLADLTEKCKAAEDVLKRTLITAPQSGTVIGLKKHTTGGVITPGQDILDIIPSGDQLIVEAQIEPLDINSVKPGLTAKVRLVAFKQRNTPLVEGIVTQVSPDVFEDQATKKQFYKARITLNKDELNKLKHVALYPGMPVQVMIIIEKRTAFNYFITPLHDSFERAFHEE from the coding sequence ATGGACACGAAGCAATTACCTCAAACACCGGAACAACCTGCCATAAGCAACGTGATTAAAACAGGGCTTTCGATTCTTTTGTTTTTTATTGGCGGCTTTCTCTTATGGTCTTTACTGTTCCATCTTGATGCCGCTGCCGTAGCGCAAGGCAAGCTGGTGGTAGAATATGAACGCAAAACGATTCAGCACATGGAAGGCGGCATCATTAAAACCATTTACATTAATGAAGGCTCGGTGGTTAAAGCCAACACGCCCCTCATTCAATTGGACGACACACAGGCTAAAGCCACGCTCGATTTATTACAAGGTCAACTGTATGAAAATTTAGCCGCGGAGGCGCGCATTTTTGCCGAACTCAATAATGAAAAGCAGGTCCATTATCCAGCGCAATTACAGCAGTTGGCCAATGATCCTAAAGTAAAAAAAATCATCGAAGGTCAAAACAAATTATTTATTGCCCGTAACAAAAGTTACGAAGGGCAAGGCAAAATTTTAAATGAGCGCATCGAGGAATATAAAAAAGAAATCAGCAGCCTTGATGCTCAGGTGATCGCCAATAACGAACAGCTCAAATTGATTGAGGAGGAAATTAAGGCCGTACAATACCTGGAGGAGCGGAAGTTAATTGATAAACCGCGGTTGCTGGCGCTTAAACGGGAAGCCGCACGCTTAACCGGTGATCGAGGAGAACACCTGGGGTTAATTGCCAAGGCGCATCAAGGCATAGGCGAAATTCAGTCGCAGCTGTTTACCATGATTGAAACCCGACGCAAGGATTTATTGGAAGAACTTCGCGATGTGCAACAAAAGCTCGCTGACCTAACAGAAAAATGCAAGGCTGCCGAGGATGTTTTAAAACGAACATTGATTACAGCTCCGCAATCAGGCACTGTCATTGGCCTTAAAAAACACACAACGGGCGGAGTCATTACCCCAGGCCAGGACATTCTCGACATTATCCCCTCGGGTGATCAACTCATTGTTGAAGCTCAGATTGAACCACTGGACATTAATTCAGTCAAACCGGGCTTGACGGCAAAAGTCAGGCTTGTCGCTTTCAAGCAGAGGAACACACCCCTGGTTGAAGGTATCGTGACCCAGGTGTCCCCCGATGTGTTCGAAGATCAGGCGACTAAAAAACAATTTTACAAAGCCCGCATCACCCTTAACAAAGACGAACTCAACAAACTGAAACACGTTGCTCTCTATCCTGGCATGCCGGTTCAGGTGATGATTATTATAGAAAAACGAACCGCATTTAATTATTTCATTACCCCGCTTCATGACAGTTTTGAGCGTGCATTCCACGAAGAATGA
- a CDS encoding cadherin-like domain-containing protein, which produces MTIITGTNGADVIEGGAANDLLLGGNGNDTLNGGSGSDLLDGGNGNDLLDGGSGSDILSGGNGNDTLLGGAGNDLLDGGNGNDTLNGGDGTDILNGGNGNDILDGGAGSDLLSGGNGNDTFTYHVENNLNALDIYIGGNGTDTLIIEGTSQFFARTDVQQALAAFQAACDNLLFNFAAYVEGWNLIVNTIENVILKVVAPLNVAPVANGDLVNAVEDTPLAIPVANLLGNDTDGNNDALTVQSVGNAAHGTVVLNDGVITYTPNSNYNGSDSFTYTISDGRGGISQATVTVAVAAVNDAPTGEVVITGDVIENQTLTADASAIADIDGLGAVTYQWKADGETIDGATASTYTLTDADVGKVITVAVSYTDGGGTQETVVSAATDPVLSDNVAPVAMDDVIDGNEDTPLVLAAGVLLANDTDANNDVLTIQSVGNATNGTVTLDNNGNIVFTPAANYNGPASFTYVVADGDGATSEAVVHINVAAVNDAPTGDVTIQGTPQEGQVLIANANLTDVEGLGAFNYQWFVNGNVISGANGSTYTLTEGDIGKTITATVSYTDGAGTQETVQSQATDPVASLFDVDTDTATAVKLENGQVFVNDVLQTGVDSIRTSDLDDVLVVKNVINGLVVNLAGEVNADAIDLRGISGITYTASTDVISKNTDSMTVHDVENFLIGDRGNSFVIDQGGNYTFLFDQSIPSSITGTNPQPSTTIQMIEGTGATNVGLFVYNSAGLPATAEDIQKINLQMQFNNAGPNIDNVATLDFQNGAYAFNATAIEYGLIAALIALAAIAALQNLGIPQSTFTQQSFGDVKLSLTSSGLDATQDSVTAKLTGLREVVVPVGNDASFKPWTIISNDSGLKGVVDLTQLVSINESNSNAPHLQVNWDTSVDSDLPAVLISEQGLLTSNEHAFYKFQHYKLGQGSDTLNVTALDTNPNALVEMGEKADGSDLDTLNLFRVGDLFNPLVAATYNGATGLLQMGANQMHVTGVEKIVGTLLADNITGDSGNNIIEGGAGNDTLAGGAGSDTFVYTALASGNDTISDFNLIEDALQFTGVTIDSINYFGPNTIVDLSNNGVVTLLGVVATLDDLIG; this is translated from the coding sequence ATGACGATTATAACGGGCACCAATGGTGCTGATGTTATTGAGGGTGGCGCAGCAAATGACTTACTGCTAGGTGGTAATGGTAACGATACACTAAACGGCGGTTCCGGGAGTGATCTGCTCGATGGTGGTAATGGTAATGATCTGCTTGATGGAGGAAGTGGTTCGGATATTTTATCAGGGGGGAACGGAAACGACACCCTCCTTGGAGGTGCCGGAAATGATTTGCTCGATGGGGGCAATGGTAACGACACGTTAAACGGCGGCGACGGCACCGACATTCTCAACGGCGGCAACGGCAATGACATACTGGATGGCGGTGCCGGTTCTGATCTTCTCAGTGGCGGTAACGGTAACGATACCTTTACTTACCACGTCGAAAACAATCTCAATGCACTGGATATCTACATTGGCGGTAACGGCACTGACACCCTCATTATCGAGGGTACTTCCCAGTTTTTTGCGCGCACGGATGTTCAACAGGCACTGGCCGCATTTCAGGCCGCGTGTGATAACCTGCTGTTTAATTTTGCCGCCTACGTGGAGGGTTGGAATTTAATTGTCAACACCATCGAGAATGTCATACTGAAAGTCGTTGCACCCCTGAATGTCGCACCCGTTGCCAATGGGGATCTTGTGAACGCGGTAGAAGACACGCCCCTGGCTATACCAGTCGCCAATCTGCTGGGCAACGATACCGATGGCAACAACGATGCATTGACCGTTCAGTCCGTTGGCAATGCAGCCCATGGTACCGTGGTGCTTAACGATGGCGTTATCACTTACACGCCCAACAGCAATTACAATGGCTCTGACAGTTTCACTTACACCATCAGTGATGGACGGGGCGGCATCAGTCAGGCCACCGTCACTGTCGCTGTTGCTGCCGTTAATGATGCGCCCACAGGCGAAGTCGTCATTACTGGCGACGTCATTGAAAATCAAACGCTCACAGCCGACGCCAGTGCCATCGCTGACATCGACGGGCTGGGTGCTGTCACTTACCAGTGGAAGGCGGATGGCGAAACGATTGATGGCGCTACTGCTAGTACCTATACGCTCACTGACGCAGACGTTGGTAAAGTGATCACAGTCGCTGTAAGTTATACGGATGGCGGTGGAACACAGGAAACCGTGGTTTCAGCGGCCACTGATCCCGTGCTCTCAGACAATGTCGCACCAGTGGCCATGGATGATGTGATTGATGGCAACGAAGACACCCCGTTAGTCCTTGCTGCGGGTGTGTTACTTGCTAATGACACCGATGCCAATAATGACGTGCTGACCATTCAGTCGGTTGGCAATGCCACCAATGGCACAGTCACCCTGGATAACAATGGCAACATCGTGTTTACACCGGCAGCCAATTACAATGGCCCTGCCAGTTTTACTTACGTTGTAGCGGATGGGGATGGCGCCACCAGTGAAGCAGTGGTTCACATCAATGTGGCTGCTGTCAATGATGCCCCCACAGGCGATGTGACCATTCAAGGGACACCGCAGGAGGGTCAAGTTCTTATCGCCAATGCCAATCTGACGGATGTGGAAGGCCTTGGTGCCTTTAACTACCAGTGGTTTGTCAATGGTAACGTCATTTCAGGGGCCAATGGCAGTACCTACACGTTAACCGAGGGGGATATCGGTAAAACGATCACTGCGACAGTCAGTTACACCGATGGAGCAGGCACTCAGGAAACCGTGCAATCGCAAGCGACCGATCCTGTGGCTTCTCTGTTTGATGTGGATACAGACACCGCAACCGCTGTGAAACTGGAGAATGGGCAGGTTTTTGTTAATGATGTCCTTCAAACAGGGGTTGACAGTATTCGCACCAGCGATTTAGACGATGTTCTGGTGGTTAAAAACGTCATCAATGGCCTGGTCGTGAATTTGGCTGGCGAAGTGAATGCCGACGCCATCGATTTACGTGGTATTTCAGGTATAACCTATACTGCCAGTACCGATGTGATCAGCAAAAACACCGACAGCATGACGGTTCATGATGTGGAGAATTTCCTCATTGGCGATCGCGGCAACTCCTTTGTGATTGATCAGGGCGGCAACTACACGTTCCTGTTTGATCAATCCATCCCAAGCTCGATTACCGGAACCAATCCTCAGCCCTCGACAACCATACAGATGATCGAAGGCACAGGCGCTACGAATGTGGGTTTGTTTGTCTACAACTCCGCAGGGCTTCCAGCGACAGCCGAAGATATCCAGAAAATTAATCTGCAGATGCAGTTTAATAATGCTGGCCCCAACATTGACAACGTCGCGACATTGGATTTCCAAAACGGTGCTTATGCATTCAATGCAACAGCCATTGAGTATGGGTTAATTGCTGCCTTGATTGCGCTTGCCGCGATTGCCGCGTTGCAAAACCTCGGCATTCCTCAATCCACCTTCACGCAACAATCCTTCGGGGATGTTAAATTGTCCTTAACCAGCAGCGGTCTTGATGCCACACAGGATTCCGTGACCGCCAAACTGACAGGACTGCGTGAAGTGGTTGTCCCGGTAGGAAATGACGCAAGCTTTAAACCCTGGACAATTATCTCCAATGACAGCGGTTTGAAAGGCGTTGTCGACTTGACCCAGTTAGTCAGTATCAATGAAAGCAACAGCAATGCTCCCCACCTACAAGTGAATTGGGATACGTCTGTGGACAGTGATCTGCCCGCTGTGCTGATTAGCGAACAAGGCCTCCTGACGTCCAATGAGCATGCCTTTTATAAATTTCAACACTACAAGTTGGGTCAAGGCAGCGATACCTTGAACGTGACTGCATTGGATACCAATCCCAATGCTCTCGTTGAAATGGGTGAAAAAGCGGATGGCAGTGATCTCGATACGCTCAATCTGTTTAGGGTTGGCGATCTGTTCAACCCGCTTGTCGCAGCCACGTATAACGGCGCCACAGGCTTGTTGCAGATGGGAGCCAATCAAATGCATGTGACAGGTGTCGAAAAGATTGTTGGTACCTTGCTGGCTGATAACATCACTGGCGATAGCGGCAACAACATTATCGAAGGCGGCGCAGGCAATGATACTCTGGCTGGCGGTGCAGGCAGCGATACGTTTGTTTATACTGCACTGGCCTCCGGCAATGACACCATCAGTGATTTCAATCTGATTGAAGATGCATTACAGTTCACTGGGGTAACCATTGATAGTATTAATTACTTCGGTCCCAACACCATCGTTGATTTAAGCAATAATGGTGTAGTAACGCTGCTCGGGGTTGTTGCCACCCTGGACGACTTGATAGGATAG
- the mutH gene encoding DNA mismatch repair endonuclease MutH, translating into MRLYSLNSGPASEAELLQRCEAIEGLSFAQLAAELSLTIPEQAARRKGWAGMAIEQALGTTAGCQPVPDFKNLGIELKTIPLSHQGTPAESTFVTSIPLMTIHQQQWHNSQCFEKLKRVLWIPVEGDNRIPFEQRRIGRGILWSPDAEEEAILASDWHELTTMIATGRLEEIDATFGHYLQVRPKAANTRSLCYGFDSEGNKILTLPRGFYLRTAFTRRLLGLS; encoded by the coding sequence ATGAGGCTTTATTCATTAAATAGCGGCCCCGCCAGCGAAGCCGAATTGCTGCAACGCTGCGAAGCCATTGAAGGATTGAGTTTTGCTCAGCTGGCGGCGGAATTATCGCTGACCATCCCCGAGCAGGCCGCGCGCCGTAAGGGGTGGGCGGGCATGGCCATTGAGCAGGCATTAGGTACAACGGCCGGTTGTCAACCGGTGCCTGATTTTAAAAACCTTGGCATAGAACTCAAAACCATCCCGCTAAGCCATCAGGGTACGCCTGCCGAGTCCACGTTTGTCACCAGTATTCCCTTAATGACGATTCATCAGCAGCAATGGCATAACTCCCAATGTTTTGAGAAATTAAAACGCGTCTTGTGGATACCGGTTGAAGGGGATAATCGTATCCCTTTCGAGCAACGGCGGATTGGGCGTGGGATACTGTGGTCGCCTGATGCCGAAGAAGAGGCCATACTCGCATCCGACTGGCATGAGTTGACCACCATGATTGCCACGGGCCGGCTGGAAGAGATTGACGCGACCTTCGGCCATTACCTGCAGGTACGTCCCAAAGCAGCCAACACCCGTTCATTGTGTTATGGATTTGACAGCGAAGGCAATAAAATTCTGACGCTGCCCCGCGGTTTTTACTTACGTACCGCCTTTACCCGGCGATTGCTCGGTTTGTCTTAG
- a CDS encoding mechanosensitive ion channel domain-containing protein yields the protein MVRTGFSSWKNRFYALITVVCFAVSAPLLAKPEGNSGQLIEYLAQEKNNLTLVLNESRLPSIPSNESEYKQLIEQNDALIALNKAKIASYENFLVNQTKLQDDFAQRLKQLQQFPGADLSPMDAQQKIEKINTLNDINKKTISLLNDNIELAKRYQQLLLSRQQALFLWKSKEQLRAELDALHARETRLNDNLLSLYDKSIDLQQQIKSEGEFRNNYALEARLLLNNQLINLTQHKMAELHLQRKLAKAEFLLKKTPDIRTLQSVAETYKTTIAQLSDMEQSLRKMRTMLKNEQSHVSEQALQKRFTALTGIINDRIASIGIQEQTLQEDLENHQEELKKQLSVRQSLSEYRLDSWPEILNQISKIPSQVYGYLKTLTLKIRDNYQWLDTLPTVLLWMALSFITLTTTVLYRLLKQRSRDKERSRLTGHLYEGTLTLFNRNLPLLGVTGAFLCLFYFNHIPFANYQMLMQLSLVGLAFSTLIQIARLVLLERVTDSSGTDVRLYHRLKWLLLAGGWTTALMVISYLLPLSTLLQDIFNRLFMLFLVAVSILSWKNRHIITHLLHPVLKSKKRYFRHAVMLLVILIPLTLLAIAVIGMVGYINLAWTLSRYQMQLLLLLSAYVLMRGLLFDAMELLSEWMISTMTNGWLWIEVWLKPLDKVLRVGLLAASIYVVFQLFGWHSDSMVMAKLVQFGHYPLINMAGIHITAFSILNFIILLSVFMWAAKWTREFSYRWLYRDARDPGIRNSLSVFTQYAVILIGGFVTLRALGFDFSGMSMVIGGLAVGMGFGLRDFASNVVGGLMLLIERPVREGDLITLGNYEGRVAHIGIRSMRVSSWDNMEVLIPNAETFNKPFTNWTHQDGIVRTVIPIKVSRADDPVMIQQLILDVLAIIPEIVADPPAQVFLKQIDEALIEFEVRYFINVQLHTRFEIRSKVLFAIAAQFKAAGIKPPIPPISVEIKEGEHEALFIK from the coding sequence ATGGTCAGAACCGGTTTTTCCTCCTGGAAAAACCGGTTTTACGCGTTAATCACTGTAGTGTGCTTCGCTGTAAGCGCCCCTCTTTTAGCCAAACCTGAGGGGAATAGCGGGCAATTAATCGAGTACCTGGCTCAGGAAAAAAATAACCTCACCCTGGTCTTGAATGAATCCCGGCTGCCTTCCATCCCATCAAATGAAAGCGAATACAAGCAATTAATCGAGCAGAATGATGCGCTCATCGCGCTGAATAAAGCCAAAATAGCGAGCTATGAAAATTTCCTCGTCAATCAGACGAAACTGCAGGATGATTTTGCTCAGCGCTTAAAGCAGTTGCAGCAATTTCCCGGGGCTGATCTTAGCCCCATGGACGCTCAGCAAAAAATAGAAAAAATCAACACATTAAACGACATCAATAAAAAAACCATCAGCCTGCTCAATGACAACATCGAGTTGGCCAAGCGCTATCAGCAACTGTTGCTAAGCCGCCAGCAGGCGCTCTTCCTTTGGAAATCAAAAGAACAGTTGCGTGCCGAACTGGATGCGCTTCATGCCAGGGAAACACGTTTAAATGACAACCTGCTCAGCCTGTATGACAAGAGCATTGATCTACAGCAACAGATTAAAAGTGAAGGGGAATTCCGTAATAACTATGCCCTGGAAGCCCGTCTCTTGTTAAATAACCAACTGATCAATCTGACTCAGCATAAAATGGCGGAACTCCACCTGCAACGGAAATTGGCCAAGGCGGAATTTCTACTTAAAAAAACGCCGGATATCCGCACGTTGCAGTCTGTGGCCGAGACCTATAAAACGACCATTGCCCAGCTTTCGGACATGGAGCAATCGCTGCGTAAAATGCGCACCATGCTAAAAAATGAACAAAGTCATGTCAGTGAACAGGCCCTTCAAAAAAGGTTTACCGCGTTAACGGGCATCATCAATGATCGGATCGCCAGCATTGGCATTCAGGAACAAACGCTGCAGGAGGACCTGGAAAATCATCAGGAGGAGTTAAAAAAACAATTGTCGGTGAGGCAAAGCTTATCCGAATACCGTCTTGACAGCTGGCCAGAAATTTTAAACCAGATCAGTAAGATTCCCAGTCAGGTTTATGGGTATTTGAAGACCCTTACGCTTAAAATCAGGGATAATTACCAGTGGCTGGATACGTTACCGACTGTGTTGCTGTGGATGGCCTTAAGTTTCATCACGCTCACCACCACCGTGTTGTACCGTTTGTTGAAGCAACGCAGCCGCGACAAGGAGCGATCACGATTAACGGGTCATTTGTATGAAGGCACACTGACGCTGTTTAACCGCAACCTGCCTTTGTTAGGGGTGACCGGCGCGTTCCTCTGCCTGTTTTATTTCAACCACATTCCCTTTGCAAACTACCAGATGCTGATGCAGTTAAGCTTAGTCGGACTTGCATTCAGCACCTTGATTCAGATCGCAAGGCTCGTACTATTAGAGCGCGTAACCGACTCATCGGGGACGGATGTACGCTTGTATCATCGCTTAAAATGGCTGCTTTTAGCCGGCGGGTGGACAACAGCTCTCATGGTGATTAGTTACCTGTTGCCATTATCGACACTGCTGCAAGATATTTTTAATCGACTGTTCATGCTGTTTTTAGTGGCGGTTTCGATTCTGTCCTGGAAAAACCGTCACATCATTACCCATTTGCTTCATCCTGTGCTGAAAAGTAAGAAGCGCTATTTCCGGCACGCGGTGATGCTGCTTGTCATTCTTATTCCCTTGACTCTGCTGGCTATCGCTGTGATCGGCATGGTGGGTTACATCAATCTGGCCTGGACTTTGAGCCGCTACCAGATGCAGTTGCTGCTGTTGTTGTCCGCTTACGTGCTGATGCGCGGTTTATTGTTTGATGCCATGGAGCTGTTGTCGGAATGGATGATTTCCACCATGACCAATGGCTGGCTTTGGATTGAAGTCTGGCTTAAGCCGCTGGATAAAGTATTGCGGGTTGGATTGCTGGCCGCTTCAATCTATGTCGTGTTTCAACTGTTTGGCTGGCATTCGGATTCGATGGTAATGGCTAAACTGGTTCAGTTTGGTCATTACCCCTTAATCAACATGGCCGGGATACACATCACCGCCTTTAGCATCCTGAATTTTATAATCCTCCTTTCAGTATTCATGTGGGCTGCCAAATGGACTCGTGAATTCAGTTACCGCTGGCTGTACCGCGATGCCCGTGATCCCGGGATCCGTAACAGCCTGTCGGTGTTTACCCAATACGCCGTCATTCTCATTGGTGGGTTTGTCACCTTGAGGGCGTTAGGATTTGATTTTAGCGGCATGTCCATGGTCATCGGTGGTCTCGCGGTAGGGATGGGGTTTGGTTTGCGTGATTTTGCCAGTAATGTGGTGGGTGGGTTAATGCTGCTCATTGAACGCCCAGTGCGTGAAGGCGATCTCATTACCCTTGGAAATTATGAAGGCCGGGTGGCCCATATCGGCATACGCTCCATGCGGGTGTCGTCCTGGGACAACATGGAAGTGTTGATTCCCAATGCCGAAACTTTCAACAAACCCTTTACCAACTGGACACACCAGGATGGTATTGTGCGCACCGTTATTCCGATCAAGGTCAGTCGGGCGGATGATCCGGTCATGATTCAGCAATTGATTCTGGATGTGTTGGCCATTATCCCCGAAATTGTCGCCGACCCGCCGGCCCAGGTTTTCCTGAAACAAATTGATGAAGCCTTGATCGAATTTGAAGTGCGTTATTTTATTAACGTGCAGTTGCATACCCGTTTTGAAATCCGCTCCAAAGTTCTGTTTGCCATTGCCGCTCAATTCAAGGCTGCCGGCATTAAACCGCCGATTCCGCCCATCAGCGTGGAGATTAAAGAAGGTGAGCATGAGGCTTTATTCATTAAATAG
- the aspS gene encoding aspartate--tRNA ligase translates to MRSHYCTSVNETLLNESVSICGWVHNRRDHGGVIFLDIRDRSGLVQVVYEPELADVFTIAEKLRHEYVVRIEGKVRLRPSGMINEKMPTGKIEILGQTLQILNQSQTPPFLPDDNQTVSEDLRYRYRYLDLRRNDMQHNLTLRHNMVRCIRDYLNEQQFMDIETPMLTKATPEGARDYLVPSRVHPGQFYALPQSPQLFKQLLMMSGFDKYYQIVRCFRDEDLRADRQPEFTQLDIEMAFIDEQAIQNLIEGMLKKVFKELMQIDLPEKLPRMTYAEAMRRYGSDKPDLRIPLELVDVDDLVKDSDFQVFSEAATRPDGRVVALRLPNGCELSRKELDGYGQFVGIYGAKGLAYIKVNDRSQGMEGLQSPIIKFLKPESVQAILDRVEAQSGDVLFFGAGQEQTVNESMGALRVKLGHDRHLVEDGWRLLWVVDWPMFELDAKSGLLQSMHHPFTSPQELNIESLKQQPTKTLAKAYDIVINGYEIGGGSIRIHQPQLQQAVFELLGIDEQEAQEKFGFLLDALQYGCPPHGGIALGMDRLAMLLTYSSSIRDVIAFPKTQSASCLLTNAPTGVSTTQLGDLGIRLAPNVQK, encoded by the coding sequence ATGAGATCACACTATTGCACATCAGTCAATGAAACATTACTTAACGAATCCGTCAGTATTTGCGGGTGGGTGCATAATCGCCGTGATCATGGCGGCGTGATCTTCCTCGATATCCGCGATCGCTCAGGCCTGGTTCAGGTGGTGTATGAACCGGAATTGGCTGACGTGTTCACTATTGCTGAAAAACTGCGTCATGAATACGTGGTTCGCATTGAAGGCAAGGTACGCCTCAGGCCGTCCGGGATGATCAATGAAAAGATGCCAACCGGTAAAATAGAAATCCTGGGCCAGACGCTGCAGATTTTAAACCAGTCGCAAACACCGCCATTCCTGCCGGATGATAATCAGACTGTGAGTGAAGATCTGCGCTATCGTTACCGCTACCTTGATTTGCGTCGAAACGACATGCAGCATAATCTGACCCTGCGCCACAATATGGTGCGCTGCATCCGCGACTACTTAAACGAACAACAGTTCATGGACATCGAAACGCCCATGCTGACCAAGGCGACTCCAGAGGGCGCGCGTGATTACCTGGTCCCGTCCCGTGTGCATCCCGGGCAGTTCTATGCCTTGCCGCAATCGCCGCAGTTATTCAAACAGCTGCTGATGATGTCGGGTTTCGATAAGTATTATCAGATTGTTCGTTGCTTCCGTGATGAGGATCTGCGTGCCGACAGACAACCTGAATTTACCCAGCTTGATATCGAGATGGCCTTCATCGACGAACAGGCCATTCAGAATCTGATTGAAGGCATGCTGAAAAAGGTCTTTAAAGAATTAATGCAGATTGACTTACCAGAAAAACTGCCGCGCATGACGTACGCTGAAGCGATGCGCCGCTACGGCAGCGACAAACCGGATCTGCGTATTCCGCTCGAACTGGTTGATGTGGATGACCTGGTGAAGGATTCTGATTTTCAGGTCTTTTCCGAAGCGGCAACCCGCCCGGATGGCCGGGTTGTTGCTCTGCGGTTACCCAATGGTTGTGAATTAAGCCGTAAAGAGTTGGATGGCTACGGTCAATTTGTCGGCATTTATGGCGCGAAAGGCTTGGCTTATATCAAGGTCAATGACCGCAGTCAGGGAATGGAGGGCTTGCAATCGCCGATTATCAAGTTTTTAAAACCTGAAAGCGTACAAGCCATTCTTGACCGCGTTGAAGCGCAAAGCGGTGATGTCCTGTTCTTCGGAGCGGGCCAGGAACAAACCGTCAATGAATCCATGGGGGCCTTGCGTGTCAAACTGGGTCATGATCGGCACCTGGTTGAAGACGGCTGGCGTTTGCTTTGGGTGGTAGACTGGCCCATGTTTGAATTGGATGCCAAATCAGGGTTATTACAATCCATGCACCATCCGTTTACTTCGCCTCAGGAACTGAACATTGAATCGCTCAAGCAGCAACCGACTAAAACGTTAGCGAAGGCTTACGATATTGTGATTAACGGGTATGAAATCGGCGGGGGATCCATCCGCATTCATCAACCGCAGTTGCAACAGGCCGTGTTTGAATTATTGGGCATTGACGAGCAGGAAGCCCAGGAAAAATTCGGCTTTTTACTCGATGCCTTGCAATACGGCTGTCCTCCCCATGGCGGTATCGCATTGGGAATGGATCGATTGGCGATGCTGCTCACGTATTCCAGTTCCATCCGTGATGTCATTGCTTTTCCTAAAACGCAATCGGCATCGTGTTTATTAACCAATGCACCAACCGGTGTCAGTACGACACAGCTTGGTGATTTAGGCATACGACTTGCTCCCAATGTGCAGAAATAG